A region from the Bradyrhizobium erythrophlei genome encodes:
- a CDS encoding GlxA family transcriptional regulator, whose translation MIGVLIFPDFQLLDAAGPISVFEIAARYAGQSPSIRVLAATPGPVRSSSGVEMLARGLKSAGAITTLIVAGGEGVDVAAKGKTTLAFVRRLAQRGVRLASVCSGAHLLAEAGLLDGRRATTHWQRTRQFLAIHPKVKWEPDRIFVRDGDIWSSAGITAGIDLALAMASEDFGEAIAQQTARQLVLYHRRSGGQSQFSSLLELKGPSGRFGPLLTWAREHLDAPLTVEDLAEQAGMSSRHFTRAFIAETGSTPSKAIERLRIEVARQRVQASGEAIERVAELTGFRDPERMRRAFIRAFGQPPQSMRRAARAV comes from the coding sequence ATGATCGGCGTACTGATATTTCCCGATTTCCAGTTGCTGGATGCCGCCGGCCCGATTTCGGTGTTCGAGATTGCGGCGCGCTATGCGGGCCAGTCGCCGTCGATCAGGGTGTTGGCGGCGACGCCAGGTCCGGTGCGCAGCTCCTCCGGCGTCGAGATGCTGGCGCGCGGGCTGAAGTCCGCCGGCGCGATCACCACCCTGATCGTGGCCGGCGGGGAGGGCGTGGACGTCGCGGCGAAAGGCAAGACCACGCTGGCCTTCGTGCGCCGGCTCGCACAACGCGGCGTGCGGCTCGCCAGCGTCTGCTCCGGCGCCCATCTCCTCGCCGAGGCCGGCCTGCTCGACGGCCGCCGCGCCACCACGCATTGGCAGCGCACAAGGCAGTTCCTCGCTATCCATCCCAAGGTGAAGTGGGAGCCCGACCGGATATTCGTCCGCGACGGCGACATCTGGAGTTCGGCCGGGATCACCGCCGGCATCGATCTGGCGCTGGCGATGGCGAGCGAGGATTTCGGCGAGGCGATCGCGCAACAGACCGCTCGCCAGCTCGTGCTCTATCACCGCCGCAGCGGCGGCCAGTCGCAATTCTCGTCGCTCCTGGAATTGAAGGGGCCGTCGGGCCGGTTCGGGCCGCTGTTGACCTGGGCGCGCGAACACCTCGATGCGCCGCTGACGGTGGAGGATCTCGCCGAGCAGGCCGGCATGAGTTCGCGGCATTTTACCCGCGCCTTCATCGCCGAGACCGGCTCGACGCCGTCAAAGGCGATCGAGCGCCTGCGGATCGAGGTGGCGCGGCAGCGCGTGCAGGCCTCCGGCGAGGCGATCGAACGCGTTGCCGAATTGACCGGCTTTCGCGATCCGGAGCGGATGCGCCGCGCCTTCATCCGTGCCTTCGGCCAGCCGCCGCAATCGATGCGCCGCGCCGCAAGGGCGGTTTAA